The proteins below come from a single Eubacterium limosum genomic window:
- a CDS encoding ABC transporter ATP-binding protein, with translation MTRLFKFIIPYRKTLILVVVLLFLQTLGTLYIPTLTADIVNNGIVYGDIPYIIRTGGIMLLFAVLTGVFAILGTWFSAILSSGTGRDIRNALFRKAQRFSINDFNSIGTASMITRNTSDVNQIQQALIMVLQMMLPAPIMAIAGLILAFSKNAFMGGIIVVTMALFMILAVIIERKTMPLFGLLQTGMDKINRFMREYITGVRVIRAFNRTDFERRRVNTSFEDYAQTAIRINKIFAVAMPLVLMLLNLCTLAIIWFGGIQIGQGAMEIGDIMAVIEYAMLILFYLVMAVMVFTMIPRAEACAKRISEVLDLDPEIADAPAELTAMLSEEKLAFHHVTFCYQGAEEPVLSDLNFSCRAGETTAIIGGTGSGKSTIASLIPRFYDIQAGTIAIDGVDIKTLSQKALRDKIGFVPQKAFLFSGTIADNLRYGKEDATMDELRRAARIAQADAFIGDLKYGYETRVAQGGNNFSGGQKQRLAIARALVKKADVYIFDDSFSALDFKTDANLRAALKAEVHGAAIIVVAQRVSSIVDADQIIVLDNGIIAGKGTHRELLENCPVYREIAESQLSKEELA, from the coding sequence ATGACTCGATTATTCAAATTTATAATTCCATATCGTAAAACACTCATCCTTGTCGTTGTGCTGTTGTTTCTGCAGACACTGGGAACCCTCTATATCCCCACCCTCACGGCAGATATCGTCAACAACGGTATCGTCTATGGGGATATCCCCTATATCATCAGAACCGGCGGCATCATGCTGCTTTTTGCCGTATTGACCGGGGTCTTTGCTATCTTAGGCACCTGGTTCTCGGCCATTCTCTCGTCCGGCACCGGGCGGGATATCCGAAACGCGCTGTTCAGAAAGGCCCAGCGCTTCTCCATCAACGATTTTAACAGCATAGGCACCGCGTCCATGATCACACGCAACACCAGTGACGTCAATCAGATTCAGCAGGCTCTGATCATGGTGCTTCAGATGATGCTGCCTGCCCCGATCATGGCCATCGCAGGCCTGATCCTGGCCTTTTCCAAAAATGCCTTTATGGGCGGCATTATCGTAGTGACCATGGCCTTGTTCATGATTCTGGCGGTCATCATTGAGCGCAAGACCATGCCCCTGTTCGGCCTCCTGCAGACCGGAATGGATAAGATCAACCGCTTTATGCGGGAGTACATTACCGGGGTTCGGGTGATCCGCGCCTTCAACCGGACCGATTTTGAGCGCAGGCGTGTCAACACCTCCTTTGAGGATTACGCACAGACCGCAATCCGCATCAACAAAATCTTCGCTGTTGCCATGCCTCTGGTCCTGATGCTCTTAAACCTCTGTACCCTGGCCATCATCTGGTTCGGAGGCATACAGATCGGACAGGGCGCCATGGAAATCGGCGATATTATGGCCGTGATCGAATACGCCATGCTTATCCTGTTTTACCTGGTCATGGCTGTGATGGTCTTTACCATGATCCCGAGGGCTGAAGCCTGCGCAAAGCGTATCTCTGAAGTTCTGGATCTCGATCCTGAGATCGCTGACGCTCCGGCCGAGCTGACCGCCATGCTTTCTGAAGAAAAGCTGGCTTTCCACCATGTGACCTTTTGCTATCAGGGCGCGGAGGAGCCTGTCTTAAGTGATCTGAATTTCAGCTGCAGGGCTGGGGAAACCACTGCGATCATCGGCGGCACCGGCTCGGGTAAATCAACCATCGCCAGCCTGATCCCCCGTTTCTATGATATCCAGGCCGGCACCATCGCCATCGACGGGGTAGATATTAAAACCCTGTCCCAGAAAGCCCTCCGGGATAAGATCGGCTTTGTCCCCCAAAAGGCCTTTCTATTCTCCGGCACCATTGCCGACAACCTGCGCTACGGGAAAGAAGACGCCACCATGGATGAACTGCGCCGGGCAGCCCGTATCGCCCAGGCTGACGCCTTTATCGGCGATTTGAAGTACGGCTACGAGACACGTGTGGCCCAGGGAGGCAACAACTTCTCCGGCGGGCAGAAGCAAAGACTCGCCATTGCCCGGGCTCTCGTAAAAAAAGCGGATGTCTATATCTTTGACGATAGCTTTTCCGCGCTGGATTTTAAGACTGACGCCAACCTCCGTGCCGCTTTAAAGGCCGAAGTGCACGGCGCTGCCATCATTGTGGTGGCACAACGGGTCAGCTCCATTGTGGACGCAGACCAGATTATTGTGCTGGACAACGGCATCATTGCCGGAAAGGGCACCCACCGCGAGCTGCTCGAAAACTGTCCGGTCTACCGTGAAATCGCGGAATCACAGTTAAGTAAGGAGGAATTAGCATGA
- a CDS encoding bifunctional enoyl-CoA hydratase/phosphate acetyltransferase, translated as MYHFKEMRDQLIKQAQTKKAVVAVAAAGDLPVLQTVKMMNDYGFGTAILVGDAAKIEYFAKETGCNLEENTVVDIKDENQAANVAVGLARNDAADIVMKGLLQTKTYLKAILNKEHGLRTGKLLNAVTAFEATALGRVFLATDCGMIVSPTLEDKVEMIGNATTLANALGCEMPKISCLSAVETVNANMPDGYDAAVLSKMNERGQIKGCIIDGPLSMDLSISEMSVEHKGITSPVAGKADVLLMPNLQAGNIFWKTMTYLAGAKSGAVVMGTAKPAVLTSRADTAEAKLNSVAMALLLAAHQKR; from the coding sequence ATGTACCATTTCAAGGAAATGCGTGACCAGCTGATCAAACAGGCCCAGACCAAAAAAGCCGTTGTGGCCGTTGCCGCTGCCGGCGACCTGCCTGTTTTACAGACGGTTAAAATGATGAATGACTATGGCTTCGGAACCGCCATTCTGGTGGGCGACGCGGCCAAAATCGAGTATTTTGCCAAGGAAACCGGATGCAATCTGGAAGAAAACACAGTGGTTGACATAAAGGACGAAAACCAGGCAGCCAACGTGGCAGTCGGGCTGGCCCGCAACGACGCGGCCGACATTGTCATGAAAGGCCTGCTCCAGACCAAAACCTACCTGAAAGCCATTCTGAACAAGGAGCACGGACTGCGGACCGGCAAACTCTTAAATGCCGTTACCGCCTTTGAAGCCACCGCGCTGGGCCGGGTTTTCCTGGCAACAGACTGCGGCATGATCGTGTCCCCTACCCTTGAGGATAAAGTCGAGATGATTGGCAACGCCACCACCCTGGCCAATGCCCTGGGCTGTGAGATGCCGAAAATTTCCTGCCTGAGCGCCGTTGAAACCGTCAACGCCAACATGCCTGATGGCTATGACGCGGCAGTGCTCTCAAAGATGAATGAACGCGGCCAGATCAAGGGCTGTATCATCGACGGCCCCCTGTCCATGGACCTTTCCATCTCCGAAATGTCCGTTGAGCACAAGGGCATCACAAGCCCTGTGGCCGGCAAGGCCGACGTACTGCTCATGCCCAACCTCCAGGCAGGCAACATCTTCTGGAAGACCATGACCTATCTGGCAGGCGCCAAGAGCGGCGCAGTTGTCATGGGCACCGCAAAACCCGCCGTCCTGACCTCCCGCGCCGACACGGCCGAGGCCAAGCTCAACAGCGTCGCCATGGCACTGCTTCTGGCCGCCCATCAGAAACGCTGA
- a CDS encoding TMEM175 family protein, producing MQKGRLEAYTDAVLAILMTILILGIKIPDEPTFEALFKIKEQLFAYILSFLLFTVYWNNHHHMFQLAEKINGKVMWANSFWLFFLSLIPAATNWVGTFMGGFAPEITYGVLFMLVSISYFLLNHILAAAGGVDSAVYKAIEHDRKVPITLVINVISLGLAFINPVLTLVGCYVVIFIWFIPNRRVEKFF from the coding sequence ATGCAAAAAGGACGTTTAGAAGCCTACACCGACGCGGTGCTGGCCATTTTAATGACAATTTTAATCTTGGGAATAAAAATTCCGGATGAGCCTACCTTTGAGGCGCTTTTTAAAATAAAGGAGCAGCTTTTTGCCTATATCCTCAGCTTTCTGCTCTTTACGGTTTACTGGAACAATCATCACCATATGTTCCAGCTCGCAGAGAAGATCAATGGAAAAGTCATGTGGGCCAACTCCTTCTGGCTCTTTTTCCTGTCCCTGATTCCAGCAGCCACCAACTGGGTGGGGACCTTTATGGGCGGCTTTGCGCCGGAGATCACCTACGGCGTGCTTTTTATGCTCGTCAGTATTTCCTATTTTCTCCTGAACCATATCCTGGCAGCGGCAGGCGGCGTGGACTCAGCGGTCTACAAGGCCATCGAGCATGACCGGAAGGTCCCGATCACCCTGGTGATCAACGTCATCTCATTGGGGCTTGCCTTTATCAATCCTGTGCTCACCCTTGTGGGCTGCTATGTGGTTATTTTTATCTGGTTTATTCCCAACCGGCGGGTGGAAAAGTTTTTTTAA
- a CDS encoding ABC transporter ATP-binding protein, translating to MSEHQETEVLSFDGGMSAEKARYAGKTAKRLFSKLLEQKGKLIIVIISVIFSCTFTLAAPMVIGQAINQIFDSVRHAVETGTTFTINFGAMGQILGLLLGLYVLSAAFNYLQQYLMASVSQKLTLTLRESLSAKLARMPLKYFDNHKKGDILSRTTNDLEKVADTLQEGLMQFIITVVTIIGAVILMLSISPLLTLIAFVMIIIGMVITALVARRSQHCFARNQKTLGELNGHIEEFFTGQVVIKAFNREDASTQTVEEVNERLYTASRNAQFITFAVNPLIRLMNQIGYVLIAVLGAFFVIQGRLSLGVIQAFFQYVNQASEPITEAAYIFNSMQAAIASAERVFEVLDEEDEVPDISPAKSLTDPKGDVQFEHVRFGYSPNRLLMKDISIDVKAGEKIAVVGPTGAGKTTLINLLMRFYELDGGRILIDGIDIRDLRRGDLRSQFGMVLQDTWLFGGTLEDNIAYGRGAATKEEIVSAARAARADHFIRTLPNGYQTILNDEASNISQGQKQLLTIARAILADPAILILDEATSSVDTRTELEIQKAMDHLMKGRTSFVIAHRLSTIIDADHILVMQNGTIVEQGTHQGLLSKNGFYADLYNSQFTVRAS from the coding sequence ATGAGTGAACATCAGGAAACCGAAGTCCTCTCCTTTGATGGCGGCATGTCTGCCGAGAAGGCGCGCTATGCCGGAAAGACAGCCAAACGGCTTTTTTCAAAGCTCCTGGAACAAAAGGGAAAGCTGATCATTGTCATTATCTCTGTCATTTTCAGCTGTACTTTTACCCTGGCTGCCCCTATGGTAATCGGCCAGGCCATCAACCAGATTTTTGACAGCGTCCGGCACGCCGTTGAAACCGGCACCACTTTCACCATTAATTTTGGCGCCATGGGCCAGATACTGGGGCTGCTGCTGGGCTTATATGTTCTCAGCGCTGCCTTTAATTATCTGCAGCAATACCTTATGGCCAGCGTATCCCAGAAGCTGACCCTGACTCTGCGGGAGTCCCTGAGCGCCAAGCTTGCGCGGATGCCCCTGAAATATTTTGACAACCATAAAAAAGGCGATATCCTGAGCCGTACCACCAACGACCTTGAAAAAGTCGCGGACACGCTCCAGGAGGGGCTGATGCAGTTTATCATCACAGTGGTCACCATTATCGGCGCGGTGATCCTGATGCTGTCCATCAGTCCGTTGCTGACGCTGATCGCCTTTGTGATGATCATTATCGGTATGGTCATTACCGCTCTGGTGGCCCGCCGCAGCCAGCACTGCTTTGCCCGAAACCAGAAAACCCTCGGCGAATTAAACGGCCATATCGAGGAATTCTTCACAGGACAGGTGGTCATTAAGGCCTTTAACCGCGAGGACGCCTCCACCCAAACCGTTGAGGAGGTCAATGAGCGCCTCTACACAGCCAGCCGCAATGCCCAGTTCATCACCTTCGCGGTCAACCCGCTGATCCGCCTCATGAACCAGATCGGCTATGTGCTGATCGCGGTCCTCGGCGCGTTCTTCGTCATCCAGGGACGGCTGTCCCTTGGGGTTATCCAGGCTTTCTTCCAGTATGTCAACCAGGCCTCTGAGCCGATTACCGAGGCAGCTTATATCTTTAACTCCATGCAGGCTGCCATCGCCTCGGCCGAACGTGTCTTTGAGGTGCTGGATGAGGAGGATGAGGTGCCCGACATCTCTCCGGCTAAATCACTCACCGATCCCAAAGGCGATGTCCAGTTTGAACATGTCCGTTTTGGCTACAGCCCAAACCGTCTGCTGATGAAGGATATCAGCATTGATGTAAAGGCCGGGGAAAAGATTGCGGTTGTCGGCCCGACCGGCGCGGGCAAAACCACGCTGATCAATCTGCTCATGCGCTTTTACGAGCTGGACGGCGGCCGCATCCTGATCGACGGCATTGACATCCGCGATCTGCGCCGGGGCGACCTGCGTTCACAGTTTGGCATGGTGCTCCAGGATACCTGGCTTTTTGGCGGGACCCTCGAGGATAATATCGCCTACGGGCGGGGCGCCGCCACCAAAGAGGAGATTGTGAGCGCTGCCAGGGCCGCCAGGGCAGACCACTTTATCCGCACCCTGCCAAATGGCTACCAGACCATCCTGAACGATGAAGCCTCGAATATCTCACAGGGGCAAAAGCAGCTGCTGACCATCGCCCGGGCCATTCTGGCGGACCCGGCCATCTTGATCCTGGATGAGGCGACCTCCAGCGTCGATACGCGGACCGAGCTCGAAATCCAGAAGGCCATGGACCACCTGATGAAAGGGCGCACCAGCTTTGTCATCGCCCACCGCCTGTCCACCATCATCGACGCTGACCACATTCTTGTGATGCAGAACGGGACCATCGTGGAACAGGGCACTCACCAGGGGCTTCTTTCAAAAAACGGCTTTTACGCCGACCTGTACAACAGCCAGTTCACCGTCAGGGCGTCCTAA